The Cellulomonas fulva genome includes a window with the following:
- a CDS encoding alpha-L-rhamnosidase, which translates to MTQRPLAPSAADPSPAPRAAAPLAAPVDLRVEHAEPGAVGLGSTRPRLSWVVPTAPEGWAQAAYEVEGTITRADGGTEPVHAAVESERSVLVDWPARELGAREALEVRVRVRGSDDAWSPWSRPVTAALGLLAPSDWSAVLVGPPETDGADRTTDGTTAADRRPVLLRRTFVAPTGTRRALLYVTAHGVTELELNGRRVGADVLAPGWTSYRHRLRVLAYDVTDLLVEGENVLGAWLADGWYRGHLGFQGGHWDVFGADLGLLAQLEVVTGHGRSVAVATDEAWRWTPAPTLSAQLYEGEHHDARLEQPGWSAPGFDDAAWPAVTALPLDLDVLTTADAPPVRCTDELAPVHVEEREPGRWLLDFGQNHAGRLRVRVAGPAGTTVTLRHAEVLEDGELCVRPLRAAVSVDSLVLGDEAVTEWEPRFTMHGYRYAEVSGWPGPLAPGDVVSRVHHSVMRRTGAFSSSDPALDRLHENAVWSMRSNFLDVPTDCPQRDERMGWTGDIAVFAPTAATLYDCTGMLADWLRSVSAEQAQYGTVPWYVPYVPGEEWDPTVPGALWGDAAVMVPWALFQASDDRAVLARQYPSARAWVDQVTALAGPDRVWDTGFQLGDWLDPTAPPDDPTLAVTDRYLVATACFARSARLLAATAEVLGEADDARRYGLLADEVRAAFAARYLTDPPPAGADSQTAYALALTWDLVPDEAARRRVADRLAALVAAGGFTVATGFAGTPVLCDALSSSGHLDTAYRVLLGRECPSWLYAVDMGATTTWERWDSLLPDGSVNPGDMTSFNHYAFGSVVDWVHRVVAGLALDEPGGRRLRVAPRPGGGLTHARSERRTPYGDASVAWRLEGDLVEVEAVVPVGATALVDLGSRRQEVGHGTHRFTVPLAELVGTGNPSVLNV; encoded by the coding sequence GTGACCCAGCGCCCCCTCGCCCCTTCCGCCGCCGACCCGTCGCCGGCCCCCCGTGCCGCCGCACCCCTCGCCGCGCCCGTCGACCTGCGGGTCGAGCACGCCGAGCCCGGCGCGGTCGGGCTCGGGAGCACGCGCCCCCGGCTCTCGTGGGTGGTGCCGACCGCCCCCGAGGGTTGGGCCCAGGCCGCGTACGAGGTCGAGGGGACGATCACCCGGGCCGACGGCGGGACCGAGCCGGTGCACGCGGCGGTCGAGAGCGAGCGGTCGGTGCTGGTCGACTGGCCCGCGCGCGAGCTCGGCGCACGCGAGGCGCTCGAGGTCCGCGTCCGCGTGCGCGGGTCCGACGACGCGTGGAGCCCGTGGAGCCGCCCCGTGACCGCGGCGCTGGGTCTGCTGGCGCCGTCGGACTGGTCCGCCGTCCTCGTCGGACCTCCCGAGACGGACGGGGCGGACCGGACGACGGACGGGACCACCGCGGCCGACCGCCGGCCGGTGCTCCTGCGCCGCACGTTCGTCGCGCCCACCGGCACGCGTCGCGCGCTGCTGTACGTGACCGCGCACGGCGTCACCGAGCTCGAGCTGAACGGCCGGCGCGTGGGCGCCGACGTCCTGGCACCCGGCTGGACCAGCTACCGGCACCGGCTGCGCGTGCTCGCGTACGACGTGACCGACCTGCTCGTCGAGGGCGAGAACGTCCTGGGCGCGTGGCTCGCCGACGGCTGGTACCGCGGCCACCTGGGCTTCCAGGGCGGCCACTGGGACGTCTTCGGTGCCGACCTGGGCCTGCTCGCGCAGCTCGAGGTGGTGACCGGCCACGGCCGCAGCGTCGCGGTGGCCACGGACGAGGCGTGGCGGTGGACCCCCGCACCGACGCTCAGCGCCCAGCTCTACGAGGGCGAGCACCACGACGCGCGGCTCGAGCAGCCGGGCTGGTCCGCGCCGGGGTTCGACGACGCCGCGTGGCCGGCCGTGACGGCGCTGCCGCTCGACCTCGACGTGCTGACCACCGCGGACGCGCCGCCCGTGCGCTGCACCGACGAGCTCGCGCCGGTGCACGTCGAGGAGCGCGAGCCGGGGCGGTGGCTCCTGGACTTCGGCCAGAACCACGCCGGACGCCTCCGCGTGCGCGTTGCCGGTCCGGCCGGCACCACCGTCACGCTGCGGCACGCCGAGGTCCTCGAGGACGGCGAGCTGTGCGTGCGTCCGCTGCGCGCCGCGGTCTCGGTGGACTCGCTGGTCCTCGGCGACGAGGCGGTGACCGAGTGGGAGCCGCGGTTCACCATGCACGGCTACCGGTACGCCGAGGTGTCCGGCTGGCCGGGCCCGCTCGCACCGGGCGACGTCGTCTCGCGCGTGCACCACTCCGTGATGCGGCGCACCGGCGCGTTCTCGTCGTCCGACCCCGCCCTCGACCGCCTGCACGAGAACGCGGTCTGGAGCATGCGCTCGAACTTCCTGGACGTGCCGACCGACTGCCCGCAGCGCGACGAGCGGATGGGGTGGACCGGCGACATCGCGGTCTTCGCGCCCACCGCCGCGACGCTGTACGACTGCACGGGCATGCTCGCCGACTGGCTCCGCTCGGTCAGCGCCGAGCAGGCGCAGTACGGCACGGTCCCCTGGTACGTGCCCTACGTGCCGGGCGAGGAGTGGGACCCGACGGTGCCGGGCGCGCTGTGGGGCGACGCCGCGGTCATGGTGCCGTGGGCGCTGTTCCAGGCGTCGGACGACCGCGCAGTGCTCGCGCGGCAGTACCCGTCGGCGCGCGCGTGGGTGGACCAGGTCACCGCCCTCGCGGGCCCGGACCGCGTCTGGGACACGGGCTTCCAGCTCGGCGACTGGCTCGACCCGACGGCTCCGCCCGACGACCCGACGCTCGCGGTCACCGACCGCTACCTGGTGGCGACCGCGTGCTTCGCGCGGTCGGCACGGCTGCTGGCCGCCACGGCCGAGGTGCTCGGCGAGGCCGACGACGCGCGGCGCTACGGGCTGCTGGCCGACGAGGTGCGCGCGGCGTTCGCCGCCCGCTACCTGACCGACCCGCCGCCGGCCGGCGCGGACAGCCAGACCGCGTACGCGCTCGCCCTGACGTGGGACCTGGTGCCCGACGAGGCCGCGCGCCGCCGGGTCGCGGACCGTCTCGCGGCCCTCGTCGCCGCCGGCGGCTTCACGGTGGCGACGGGCTTCGCCGGGACGCCCGTGCTGTGCGACGCGCTCTCGTCGTCCGGCCACCTCGACACCGCCTACCGCGTGCTGCTCGGCCGCGAGTGCCCGTCCTGGCTCTACGCCGTGGACATGGGTGCGACGACCACGTGGGAGCGCTGGGACAGCCTGCTGCCCGACGGCAGCGTGAACCCGGGCGACATGACGTCCTTCAACCACTACGCGTTCGGCTCGGTCGTCGACTGGGTGCACCGAGTCGTCGCGGGCCTCGCGCTCGACGAGCCCGGCGGCCGCCGCCTGCGCGTCGCGCCGCGGCCCGGCGGCGGGCTCACGCACGCGCGTAGCGAGCGGCGCACGCCGTACGGCGACGCGTCGGTCGCGTGGCGGCTCGAGGGCGACCTCGTCGAGGTGGAGGCGGTGGTCCCGGTCGGGGCGACGGCGCTCGTCGACCTGGGGTCCCGCCGGCAGGAGGTGGGGCACGGCACGCACCGCTTCACGGTCCCGCTCGCCGAGCTCGTCGGGACGGGCAACCCCTCCGTTCTCAACGTATAG